A region from the Geobacillus vulcani PSS1 genome encodes:
- a CDS encoding DUF6501 family protein: MIHYTWATRPTIKKVKCVHTNAEKYMVSNVLTPGNVYEVKNETDEFYFVIDNSGKVGGFYKDYFEEVQ, from the coding sequence ATGATCCATTACACATGGGCGACCCGGCCGACGATCAAAAAAGTGAAATGCGTCCATACGAACGCGGAAAAGTACATGGTCAGCAATGTGTTGACGCCGGGCAACGTGTACGAAGTGAAAAACGAAACGGACGAGTTTTATTTTGTGATCGACAACAGCGGGAAAGTCGGCGGGTTTTACAAAGATTATTTTGAAGAAGTCCAGTGA
- a CDS encoding SDR family NAD(P)-dependent oxidoreductase, which yields MFLPSFRLDGKTALVTGAGRGIGRAIAIGFAEAGADVALIARTKADLEETASHIEQLGRKAYIWPIDVTDREAVHEAVTGVKQQAGSLEIVVNNAGMNIRTPALEVTDNEWELIMNTNLKSAFLVSQEAGRVMKEQGRGGKIINIASVAGHVALRTGVVYAATKAALIQMTKVLAFEWGRYGILVNAIGPWYFRTPLTKALLEDEAYVNDIIAVTPLRRIGELPELVGPAVFLASDAANYITGQTLFVDGGMTIHGF from the coding sequence ATGTTTTTGCCTTCGTTCCGTTTGGACGGAAAAACAGCGCTTGTGACCGGAGCCGGGCGCGGCATCGGGCGGGCGATCGCCATCGGATTCGCCGAAGCCGGAGCGGACGTAGCGCTCATCGCCCGGACGAAAGCCGATTTGGAAGAAACGGCAAGCCACATTGAGCAGCTCGGGCGAAAAGCGTACATATGGCCGATCGATGTCACTGACCGGGAAGCGGTGCACGAGGCGGTCACCGGCGTCAAGCAACAGGCTGGATCCCTTGAGATCGTCGTCAACAACGCCGGAATGAACATCCGCACCCCGGCTTTGGAGGTGACAGACAACGAATGGGAATTGATCATGAACACCAACTTGAAGTCCGCGTTTCTCGTCTCGCAAGAAGCGGGGCGCGTGATGAAAGAACAAGGGCGGGGCGGCAAAATCATCAACATTGCCTCGGTCGCCGGTCATGTCGCCTTGCGCACCGGCGTTGTGTACGCCGCAACCAAAGCAGCGCTCATCCAAATGACGAAAGTGCTGGCGTTTGAGTGGGGGCGCTATGGCATTCTCGTCAACGCCATCGGCCCATGGTATTTCCGCACGCCGCTCACCAAAGCGTTGCTTGAAGACGAAGCGTACGTGAACGACATTATCGCCGTCACCCCGCTCAGACGGATCGGCGAGCTGCCTGAACTCGTCGGTCCAGCTGTGTTCCTCGCCTCTGATGCGGCCAACTACATCACCGGCCAAACGCTGTTTGTCGACGGCGGCATGACAATCCACGGTTTTTGA
- a CDS encoding NETI motif-containing protein, producing the protein MKKKRFTVAEGETLAACLERMKREGYRPIRRVEQPIFREVEANGETTVEPCGRIIEFEAVRDEP; encoded by the coding sequence ATGAAGAAAAAACGATTTACCGTAGCGGAAGGGGAAACGCTTGCCGCCTGTTTAGAACGGATGAAACGAGAAGGATACCGTCCCATCCGCCGCGTCGAGCAGCCGATTTTCCGCGAAGTGGAAGCGAACGGTGAAACGACGGTTGAGCCTTGTGGGCGCATCATTGAATTTGAGGCCGTGCGCGACGAACCGTAG
- a CDS encoding DUF2639 domain-containing protein has translation MAHFGSKGWLVAELKKAGIARHPVGRKKIETYKATELYGLYRKYVQKTR, from the coding sequence ATGGCGCATTTCGGCTCGAAAGGATGGCTTGTGGCTGAGTTGAAAAAGGCAGGTATTGCCCGTCATCCGGTTGGACGGAAAAAAATTGAAACGTACAAGGCGACGGAGCTGTACGGGCTGTACCGAAAATATGTGCAAAAAACGCGCTGA